In a single window of the Micromonospora sp. WMMD1155 genome:
- a CDS encoding ribonuclease J, with translation MTEAHIEAELPPPLPEGGLRIIPLGGLGAIGRNMTVFEYDGKLLIVDCGVLFPDVEQPGVDLILPDFGPILDRLADVQAIVLTHGHEDHIGAVPYLLAHKPDIPLVGSQFTLALVEAKLAERRIQPYTLTVREGGRERLGPFECEFFAVNHSIPDALAVAIRTPAGLVLHTGDFKMDQLPLDGRITDLAGFARLGAEGVDLLLSDSTNAEIPGFVTPEREIGPVLDSIFAKAKGRIIVASFASHVHRVQQVFDSAVEHGRKVALIGRSMVRNMGIARDLGLLNIPAGLVIGIEEATTLPPEQIVLMSTGSQGEPMSALGRMASGDHRHITIAPGDTVVLASSLVPGNETSVYRVINRLARAGAVVVHKDVAKVHVSGHAPAGELLYLLNVVRPSNLMPVHGEWRHLRAHARLGIESGVAADRVVICEDGDVVDLVEGRASLVGHVKSRYVYVDGLAVGDVSESLLTERRILGDGGFIATTVVVDSVTGKVVAGPTLSAKGFSEDPEAFNPVIPLVTEALNRAAADGITDPHQLQQIVRRTVGRWVNDAYRRRPMIVPTVVEV, from the coding sequence GTGACCGAGGCGCACATCGAGGCGGAGCTGCCCCCGCCACTGCCGGAAGGCGGCCTGCGGATCATCCCGCTCGGCGGGCTCGGCGCCATCGGTCGGAACATGACCGTCTTCGAGTACGACGGCAAGCTGCTGATCGTCGACTGCGGGGTCCTGTTCCCCGACGTCGAGCAGCCGGGTGTGGACCTGATCCTGCCCGACTTCGGCCCGATCCTGGACCGGCTGGCCGACGTCCAGGCGATCGTGCTGACGCACGGCCACGAGGACCACATCGGCGCGGTGCCCTACCTGCTCGCCCACAAGCCCGACATCCCGCTGGTCGGGTCCCAGTTCACCCTCGCCCTAGTCGAGGCGAAGCTGGCCGAGCGGCGGATCCAGCCGTACACGCTGACCGTGCGGGAGGGTGGCCGCGAGCGGCTCGGCCCGTTCGAGTGCGAGTTCTTCGCTGTCAACCACTCGATCCCGGACGCCCTCGCCGTGGCCATCCGCACCCCCGCCGGCCTGGTGCTGCACACCGGCGACTTCAAGATGGACCAGCTCCCGTTGGACGGCCGGATCACCGACCTGGCCGGCTTCGCCCGGCTCGGCGCGGAAGGCGTCGACCTGCTGCTGTCCGACTCCACCAACGCCGAGATCCCCGGCTTCGTCACCCCGGAGCGGGAGATCGGGCCGGTGCTCGACTCGATCTTCGCGAAGGCGAAGGGCCGGATCATCGTGGCCTCGTTCGCCTCGCACGTGCACCGCGTGCAGCAGGTGTTCGACTCCGCCGTCGAGCACGGCCGCAAGGTCGCGCTGATCGGCCGGTCCATGGTCCGCAACATGGGCATCGCCCGGGACCTCGGCCTGCTCAACATTCCCGCCGGCCTGGTCATCGGGATCGAGGAGGCGACCACGCTGCCGCCCGAGCAGATCGTGCTGATGTCCACCGGATCGCAGGGTGAGCCGATGAGCGCGCTGGGCCGGATGGCCAGCGGCGACCACCGGCACATCACCATCGCCCCCGGTGACACCGTCGTGCTGGCCTCTTCGCTGGTGCCCGGCAACGAGACCTCGGTCTACCGGGTGATCAACCGGCTGGCCCGGGCCGGCGCGGTGGTCGTGCACAAGGACGTGGCGAAGGTGCACGTCTCCGGGCACGCGCCCGCCGGGGAGCTGCTCTACCTGCTCAACGTGGTCCGGCCCAGCAACCTGATGCCCGTGCACGGCGAGTGGCGTCACCTGCGCGCCCACGCCCGGCTGGGCATCGAGTCCGGGGTCGCCGCCGACCGGGTGGTGATCTGCGAGGACGGCGACGTGGTCGACCTGGTCGAGGGCCGCGCCAGCCTGGTCGGGCACGTGAAGAGCCGCTACGTCTACGTCGACGGCCTGGCCGTGGGTGACGTCAGCGAGTCGCTGCTCACCGAGCGGCGGATCCTCGGTGACGGCGGCTTCATCGCCACCACTGTCGTCGTCGACTCGGTCACCGGCAAGGTGGTCGCCGGTCCGACGCTGTCGGCGAAGGGCTTCTCCGAGGACCCGGAGGCGTTCAACCCGGTCATCCCGCTGGTCACCGAGGCACTCAACCGGGCTGCGGCGGACGGCATCACCGATCCGCACCAGCTTCAGCAGATCGTTCGTCGGACGGTGGGCCGGTGGGTCAACGACGCGTACCGGCGTCGCCCGATGATCGTGCCCACCGTGGTCGAGGTCTGA
- the dapA gene encoding 4-hydroxy-tetrahydrodipicolinate synthase — translation MTHDHLDAAVRPVSRPFGRLLTAMVSPFTPDGSLDLDGAARLASHLVDEQGNDALVVNGTTGESPTTTDAEKEHLIRAVVEAVGDRAKVVAGVGTNDTRHTIELAAGAEKAGAHGLLVVTPYYNKPPQSGLLRHFTAVADATGLPVMLYDIPHRSGVPIETETLVRLAEHGRIVAVKDAKGDLTATSWVTSRTALAFYCGEDALTLPALAVGSVGVVGTSTHFTGALTAQMIDAYDAADMPAALALHRRLLPLFTGIFRTQGTILVKAGLAAQGLPAGPVRPPLVDATDDEIAQLRADFAAAGLELPE, via the coding sequence ATGACGCACGACCACCTCGACGCCGCTGTCCGACCGGTGTCCCGCCCCTTCGGCCGGCTGCTCACCGCGATGGTGAGCCCGTTCACCCCCGACGGCTCACTCGACCTCGACGGTGCCGCCCGGTTGGCGAGCCACCTGGTCGACGAGCAGGGCAACGACGCGCTGGTGGTCAACGGCACCACCGGCGAGTCGCCGACCACCACCGACGCCGAGAAGGAACACCTGATCCGGGCCGTGGTGGAGGCCGTCGGTGACCGCGCCAAGGTGGTCGCCGGGGTCGGCACCAACGACACCCGGCACACCATCGAGCTGGCCGCCGGCGCCGAGAAGGCGGGCGCGCACGGCCTGCTCGTCGTCACTCCGTACTACAACAAGCCGCCGCAGAGCGGGTTGCTGCGGCACTTCACCGCGGTGGCCGACGCCACCGGTCTGCCGGTGATGCTGTACGACATCCCGCACCGCTCCGGTGTGCCGATCGAGACCGAGACGTTGGTCCGGCTCGCCGAGCACGGCCGGATCGTCGCGGTCAAGGACGCCAAGGGCGACCTGACCGCCACCAGCTGGGTGACCAGCCGGACCGCCCTCGCCTTCTACTGCGGCGAGGACGCCCTCACCCTGCCGGCGCTGGCCGTCGGCTCGGTGGGTGTGGTCGGCACCTCCACGCACTTCACCGGGGCGCTGACCGCACAGATGATCGACGCGTACGACGCGGCGGACATGCCTGCCGCGCTGGCGCTGCACCGGCGGCTGCTGCCGCTGTTCACCGGCATCTTCCGCACCCAGGGCACGATCCTGGTGAAGGCGGGCCTGGCGGCGCAGGGCCTGCCGGCCGGCCCGGTGCGACCCCCGCTGGTGGACGCCACCGACGACGAGATCGCCCAGCTGCGCGCGGACTTCGCGGCAGCGGGCCTGGAGCTGCCCGAATGA
- the thyX gene encoding FAD-dependent thymidylate synthase, with amino-acid sequence MVQPQVKLIAWTQFAAPDDVPWSTDAEGGQALAEFAGRACYQSWKKPNPATATNAGYLAHILEVGHLSVLEHGSVTFYFTGVSRSFTHELIRHRHFSYSQLSQRYVPERDAAMVEPAVIADDPELHKKFTEAAEASVRAYTELLEGLEQRFSDEPNPTLRRKQARQAARAVLPNATETRIVVTGNYRAWRHFVAMRATEHADVEIRELAVECLRQLQGVAPNVFADFVISTLPDGTEVAASPHEAS; translated from the coding sequence ATGGTGCAGCCCCAGGTCAAGTTGATCGCGTGGACCCAGTTCGCGGCCCCGGACGATGTGCCGTGGTCGACCGACGCGGAGGGTGGCCAGGCGCTCGCCGAGTTCGCCGGGCGGGCCTGCTACCAGTCCTGGAAGAAGCCGAACCCGGCGACCGCCACCAACGCCGGCTACCTCGCGCACATCCTGGAGGTCGGGCACCTGTCGGTGCTGGAGCACGGGTCGGTCACCTTCTACTTCACCGGGGTGTCCCGCTCGTTCACCCACGAGCTGATCCGGCACCGGCACTTCTCGTACTCCCAGCTGTCGCAGCGGTACGTCCCAGAGCGGGACGCGGCCATGGTCGAGCCGGCGGTCATCGCCGACGACCCCGAGCTGCACAAGAAGTTCACCGAGGCCGCCGAGGCGAGCGTCCGGGCGTACACCGAGTTGTTGGAGGGCCTGGAACAGCGCTTCTCCGACGAGCCGAACCCGACGCTGCGCCGCAAGCAGGCCCGGCAGGCGGCTCGGGCGGTGCTGCCCAACGCCACCGAGACGCGGATCGTGGTCACCGGCAACTACCGGGCGTGGCGGCACTTCGTCGCGATGCGGGCCACCGAGCACGCCGATGTGGAGATCCGCGAGCTGGCCGTGGAGTGCCTGCGCCAGCTGCAGGGTGTCGCCCCCAACGTCTTCGCCGATTTCGTGATCTCCACGCTGCCGGACGGCACCGAGGTGGCGGCCAGCCCGCACGAGGCGTCCTGA
- a CDS encoding DUF2752 domain-containing protein gives MVSAEAGPVGWPTPPPGGYPAPEPDRLTRFVLRIYERSPRWAVPLAAVGCVAIGMGYALLSNPTHAAPDAAPTCLLKLTTGLDCPGCGGTRALWYVLHGDLPAAARHHFLFVFALPFLAYLFVAWAGNQAFGWRLPELRISSKVIGGFLGVWLAFSVLRNLPWAPFTSLYV, from the coding sequence GTGGTTTCGGCCGAGGCGGGTCCGGTCGGTTGGCCGACGCCCCCGCCGGGTGGCTACCCGGCCCCCGAGCCGGACCGGCTCACCCGGTTCGTGCTGCGGATCTACGAACGCTCGCCGCGATGGGCCGTGCCGTTGGCCGCGGTCGGCTGTGTCGCCATCGGGATGGGCTACGCGCTGCTCAGCAACCCGACCCACGCCGCCCCAGACGCCGCACCCACCTGTCTGCTCAAGTTGACCACCGGGCTGGACTGTCCGGGCTGCGGCGGTACCCGCGCACTCTGGTACGTGTTGCACGGCGACCTGCCGGCCGCCGCCCGACACCACTTCCTGTTCGTCTTCGCGCTGCCGTTCCTGGCGTACCTCTTCGTGGCCTGGGCGGGAAACCAGGCGTTCGGTTGGCGACTGCCCGAGCTGCGGATCAGCTCGAAGGTCATCGGCGGGTTCCTGGGTGTGTGGCTGGCGTTCTCGGTGCTGCGCAACCTGCCCTGGGCGCCGTTCACCTCGCTCTACGTCTGA
- a CDS encoding crosslink repair DNA glycosylase YcaQ family protein → MTAPESLSLAQARRVALAAQGFADPAPTGVPTRRHLRRVLGRVGLIQMDSVNVLQRAHYLPLYSRLGPYPTTLLDQAAYRRPREVFEYWGHEASLVPVELHPALRWRMARARSEAWGGMRRIAQEQPELVAWVRDEVAARGPLTAAEIEHDAPRETGNWGWNWSAVKQALEFLFWAGEVAAAERTTSFARRYDLPERVLPAAVLDAPTPTAAEAYRTLVALAARSLGVAAEPELRDYFRLPVAGARQAVAELAEAGELVPVTVAGWRQPAWLHASARLPRWVRGNTLVSPFDPLIWERARTERLFDFTYRIEIYVPAPQRVYGYYVLPFLQGDRFTARVDLKADRKAGVLLVPAAWVEPGVDAGETAVALAAELYRLAGWLGLDAVAPPQAGDLAGPLSAALAGVSGVP, encoded by the coding sequence ATGACCGCACCGGAATCGCTCTCCCTCGCCCAGGCCCGCCGCGTGGCGCTCGCCGCCCAGGGCTTCGCCGACCCGGCGCCCACCGGCGTGCCCACCCGCCGCCACCTGCGCCGGGTGCTGGGCCGGGTCGGGTTGATCCAGATGGACTCGGTGAACGTGCTGCAACGCGCTCACTACCTGCCGCTCTACAGTCGGCTCGGGCCCTACCCGACGACGCTCCTCGACCAGGCCGCCTACCGGCGCCCCCGCGAGGTGTTCGAATACTGGGGTCACGAGGCGTCGCTGGTCCCGGTCGAGCTGCACCCGGCGCTGCGGTGGCGGATGGCCCGGGCGCGCAGCGAAGCGTGGGGCGGCATGCGGCGGATCGCCCAGGAGCAGCCGGAGCTGGTCGCCTGGGTGCGCGACGAGGTGGCCGCCCGGGGCCCGTTGACGGCTGCCGAGATCGAGCACGACGCGCCACGGGAGACCGGCAACTGGGGGTGGAACTGGTCGGCGGTGAAGCAGGCGTTGGAGTTCCTCTTCTGGGCCGGCGAGGTGGCCGCCGCCGAGCGCACCACCTCCTTCGCCCGCCGCTACGACCTGCCCGAGCGGGTGCTGCCCGCGGCGGTGCTGGACGCACCGACCCCGACCGCCGCCGAGGCGTACCGCACGCTGGTGGCCCTCGCCGCGCGGTCGCTCGGGGTGGCCGCCGAGCCGGAGCTGCGCGACTACTTCCGGCTGCCGGTGGCCGGTGCCCGGCAGGCCGTCGCGGAGCTGGCCGAGGCCGGTGAGCTGGTGCCGGTCACGGTGGCGGGCTGGCGTCAGCCGGCCTGGCTGCACGCGTCCGCCCGCCTGCCCCGTTGGGTCCGGGGCAACACCCTGGTCAGCCCGTTCGACCCGCTGATCTGGGAACGCGCCCGCACCGAGCGGCTGTTCGACTTCACCTACCGGATCGAGATCTACGTCCCGGCGCCCCAGCGGGTCTACGGCTACTACGTGCTGCCGTTCCTGCAGGGCGACCGGTTCACCGCCCGGGTCGACCTGAAGGCCGACCGCAAGGCGGGGGTGCTGCTGGTGCCGGCCGCGTGGGTCGAGCCGGGCGTCGACGCGGGGGAGACCGCAGTGGCGCTCGCCGCCGAGCTGTACCGGCTCGCCGGCTGGCTCGGCCTGGACGCGGTGGCCCCGCCCCAGGCCGGTGACCTGGCCGGCCCGCTGAGCGCCGCGCTGGCCGGCGTGTCCGGTGTACCGTGA
- a CDS encoding GNAT family N-acetyltransferase yields MLTIRREEPDDAEAVARVHVHGWQAGYAGFMPDEVLRRLNVAAWAQRRRDVGTADPEHPFTTLLGEVDGLVVGFTTFGPYRRNQDRDDLDPTVGEVVAIYVEPARWGDGTAAALLAAARHGLTERGWSGYRAWVLADNRRARRFCERAGLSPDGERSTYQVPLAGGIPPVGLVELRYAGRLDR; encoded by the coding sequence ATGCTGACGATCCGCCGGGAGGAGCCGGACGACGCCGAGGCGGTCGCCCGGGTGCACGTACACGGCTGGCAGGCGGGCTACGCCGGCTTCATGCCCGACGAGGTGCTTCGGCGGCTGAACGTGGCGGCCTGGGCGCAACGCCGTCGCGACGTCGGGACCGCCGACCCCGAGCATCCGTTCACCACCCTTCTGGGCGAGGTGGACGGGCTGGTCGTCGGCTTCACCACCTTCGGGCCGTACCGCCGCAACCAGGACCGGGACGACCTGGACCCGACGGTCGGCGAGGTGGTGGCGATCTACGTGGAGCCGGCGCGCTGGGGTGACGGGACGGCCGCCGCGCTGCTGGCCGCCGCCCGACACGGGCTCACCGAGCGGGGCTGGTCCGGCTACCGCGCGTGGGTGCTGGCGGACAACCGGCGGGCCCGCCGGTTCTGCGAGCGCGCCGGGCTGTCACCGGACGGTGAGCGCTCGACCTACCAGGTGCCGCTGGCCGGCGGGATCCCGCCGGTCGGGCTGGTCGAGCTGCGGTACGCCGGACGCCTCGACCGCTGA